A region of Paractinoplanes abujensis DNA encodes the following proteins:
- a CDS encoding YceD family protein: protein MPKSSQSHLDPRQPLVVDTTKLPRQPGATRALNRVIPAPVNLGLELISVPEGSDVELDLTLTSVSEGVYVSGRVRGSLSGECGRCLNEINESFDVKIAELFAYADSTTEETTDEDEVGRMQGDLFDLEPALRDAVVLTLPTNPLCRPDCPGLCPECGVHFDDLPAEHSHEDVDPRWAALRNLSQTEE, encoded by the coding sequence ATGCCCAAGTCATCACAGAGTCACCTGGACCCCAGGCAGCCGCTTGTCGTCGACACGACGAAGCTCCCGCGGCAGCCTGGCGCGACGCGTGCCCTGAACAGGGTGATTCCGGCACCGGTCAACCTCGGTCTGGAACTGATCTCGGTCCCCGAGGGGTCGGACGTCGAGCTCGATCTGACGCTCACGTCGGTCTCCGAGGGGGTTTATGTCAGCGGCAGGGTCCGCGGTTCGCTCTCGGGCGAGTGCGGTCGCTGCCTCAACGAGATCAACGAGTCCTTCGACGTCAAGATCGCGGAGTTGTTCGCCTACGCGGACAGCACCACCGAGGAGACGACCGACGAGGACGAGGTTGGCCGGATGCAGGGCGACCTGTTCGACCTGGAGCCGGCGTTGCGGGACGCGGTGGTGCTGACGCTGCCGACCAACCCGCTGTGCCGGCCGGATTGCCCAGGCCTGTGCCCCGAGTGCGGGGTGCATTTCGACGACCTTCCGGCGGAGCACAGCCACGAGGACGTCGATCCCCGCTGGGCCGCTTTGCGTAACCTGTCACAGACTGAGGAGTAG
- the coaD gene encoding pantetheine-phosphate adenylyltransferase, producing the protein MRRAVCPGSFDPVTNGHLDIVGRASRLFDEVIIGVLINQSKTGLFTIEERIEMLGEATASYENVRVASFHGLLVDFCRAQGAAVVIKGLRAVSDFDYELQMAQMNIGLSGVETLFMPTNPLYSFLSSSLVKDVVKWGGDASAYVPDFVGERLVTRLKQG; encoded by the coding sequence ATGAGACGAGCGGTGTGTCCCGGCTCCTTCGACCCGGTCACCAACGGCCACCTCGACATCGTGGGCCGGGCCTCCCGGCTGTTCGACGAGGTGATCATCGGCGTCCTGATCAATCAGTCGAAAACGGGCCTCTTCACGATCGAGGAACGGATCGAGATGCTCGGTGAGGCGACCGCCTCGTACGAGAACGTCCGGGTCGCCTCGTTCCACGGGCTGCTCGTCGACTTCTGCCGGGCCCAGGGCGCGGCGGTCGTGATCAAGGGCCTGCGGGCGGTCAGCGATTTCGATTACGAGTTGCAGATGGCGCAGATGAACATCGGGTTGTCGGGCGTGGAGACCCTCTTCATGCCGACGAACCCGCTCTACTCTTTCCTCTCGTCGAGCCTGGTGAAAGACGTCGTGAAGTGGGGCGGCGACGCCTCGGCGTACGTGCCCGACTTCGTCGGCGAGCGACTGGTCACGCGCCTGAAGCAGGGCTAG
- a CDS encoding GNAT family N-acetyltransferase codes for MHLEIRSAQFADPDVRALLVDVHGELSERYGGTGDDTPIASDDFTAPNGAFFVADDGAALVGCAGWRRHGDDAELKRMFTAKSVRGKGLGRRMLTTIENSARAAGCRRVILETGDKQPEAIALYESAGYSRIEDFGFYAGHDSVLSYAKDL; via the coding sequence GTGCACCTTGAGATCCGCTCGGCCCAGTTCGCCGACCCCGACGTCCGGGCCCTGCTCGTCGACGTGCACGGCGAACTCTCCGAACGCTACGGCGGCACCGGGGACGACACCCCGATCGCCTCCGACGACTTCACTGCCCCGAACGGCGCGTTCTTCGTCGCCGACGACGGCGCGGCCCTGGTCGGCTGCGCCGGGTGGCGCCGGCACGGCGACGACGCCGAACTGAAGCGTATGTTCACGGCCAAGTCCGTACGGGGGAAGGGGTTGGGCCGGCGCATGCTGACCACGATCGAAAACTCCGCCCGGGCCGCCGGCTGCCGCCGCGTGATCCTCGAAACCGGCGACAAACAGCCGGAGGCCATCGCGTTGTACGAGTCGGCGGGGTATTCGCGGATCGAGGACTTCGGGTTCTACGCGGGGCACGACAGCGTGCTTTCCTACGCCAAAGACCTCTAG
- the recG gene encoding ATP-dependent DNA helicase RecG yields the protein MSETVETATITTTDTPLDQVLKKHEAKALATHLDLHTAGDLIYHFPRRYDERGEHTDMQGLQIGEQVTVLAQVQSTTVKPMRQRRGNMLEITIGDGSGASLTCTFFNQAWRERELRRGRWGLFAGKVTDFRGKRQLNSPAYQLLSADATQDEAAEEIEEFAGALIPVYPAAQAVPTWTITRCVRTVLDTFQPPKDPLPSAVRAKRDLVGIGMALREIHRPSSRGALEMAKKRLKWDEAFAVQLTLVQRRARAAASPGRSRPRSEGGILAKFDASLPYELTEGQAQVGEEIAADLARPHPMHRLLQGEVGSGKTLVSVRAMLQVVDAGGQAALLAPTEVLATQHYRGIAAQLGALGRAGEIDGDPAGTQLTLVTGSLGAAARRAALAKVADGTAGIVVGTHALLYEGVDFHDLGLVVVDEQHRFGVEQRDALRAKATTPPHVLVMTATPIPRTVAMTVYGDLETSVLTQLPRGRSPIASHVVPPEKPAFLDRAWRRVREEVQKGHQAYVVCPRIGDGGSDDDAEPPSDNEPARRPPLAVTEVAPILEEGPLHGLRIAMLHGKLPADEKDAIMRRFAAGDLDVLVATTVIEVGVDVPNSTVMIIMDADRFGVSQLHQLRGRVGRGSAPGICLLVTESVEGTTARERLDAVASTTDGFKLSEIDLEQRREGDVLGASQSGKHSHLRLLSLLRDAKLITEARAEADELVGDDPSLKKYPELAASVAALVDEERAEYLEKG from the coding sequence ATGAGCGAGACCGTCGAGACCGCAACCATCACCACGACCGACACCCCGCTGGACCAGGTGCTCAAGAAGCACGAGGCGAAGGCCTTGGCCACCCACCTCGATCTGCACACCGCGGGCGACCTGATCTATCACTTTCCCCGGCGTTACGACGAGCGCGGCGAGCACACCGACATGCAGGGCCTGCAGATCGGTGAGCAGGTCACCGTGCTGGCCCAGGTGCAGTCGACGACGGTCAAGCCGATGCGCCAGCGCCGCGGCAACATGCTCGAGATCACCATCGGGGACGGGTCGGGCGCCTCGCTGACGTGCACCTTCTTCAACCAGGCGTGGCGTGAGCGCGAGCTGCGGCGGGGGCGTTGGGGGTTGTTCGCGGGCAAGGTCACCGATTTCCGGGGCAAGCGCCAGCTCAACAGCCCCGCGTATCAGCTGCTCAGCGCCGACGCCACGCAGGACGAGGCGGCGGAGGAGATCGAGGAGTTCGCGGGCGCGCTGATCCCGGTCTATCCGGCGGCGCAAGCCGTGCCGACCTGGACGATCACCCGCTGCGTCCGCACGGTGCTCGACACGTTCCAGCCGCCCAAAGATCCACTTCCTTCCGCCGTACGGGCCAAGCGCGACCTGGTCGGCATCGGCATGGCCCTGCGCGAGATCCACCGGCCGTCGTCGCGGGGCGCGCTGGAGATGGCGAAGAAGCGCCTGAAGTGGGACGAGGCGTTCGCCGTGCAGCTCACGCTCGTGCAGCGCCGGGCCCGGGCCGCCGCGTCCCCGGGTCGTTCCCGCCCTCGCAGCGAGGGCGGCATCCTGGCCAAGTTCGACGCGAGCCTGCCCTACGAGCTGACCGAGGGTCAGGCCCAGGTGGGCGAGGAGATCGCCGCCGATCTGGCCCGGCCGCACCCGATGCACCGGCTGTTGCAGGGTGAGGTCGGCTCGGGCAAGACGCTGGTCTCGGTGCGGGCGATGCTGCAGGTGGTCGACGCGGGGGGCCAGGCCGCGCTGCTTGCGCCGACCGAGGTGCTGGCCACCCAGCACTACCGGGGCATCGCCGCGCAGCTGGGCGCCCTGGGCCGGGCCGGTGAGATCGACGGCGACCCCGCGGGCACCCAGCTAACCCTCGTCACGGGCTCGCTCGGCGCGGCCGCCAGGCGTGCGGCGCTGGCCAAGGTGGCCGACGGCACGGCCGGCATCGTCGTCGGCACGCACGCCCTGCTCTACGAGGGCGTCGACTTCCACGATCTGGGCCTGGTCGTGGTGGACGAGCAGCACCGGTTCGGTGTCGAGCAGCGGGACGCGTTGCGGGCCAAGGCCACGACCCCGCCGCACGTGCTGGTCATGACGGCCACCCCTATTCCTCGTACGGTGGCCATGACCGTCTACGGCGATCTCGAGACCTCGGTGTTGACGCAGCTCCCGCGGGGCCGCTCGCCGATCGCGTCGCACGTCGTGCCGCCGGAGAAACCCGCGTTCCTCGATCGGGCCTGGCGCCGGGTCCGCGAGGAGGTGCAGAAAGGCCACCAGGCGTACGTGGTCTGCCCGCGCATCGGCGACGGCGGCAGCGACGACGACGCCGAGCCGCCGAGCGACAACGAGCCCGCCCGCCGCCCGCCGCTGGCGGTCACGGAGGTTGCGCCGATCCTCGAGGAGGGCCCGCTGCACGGCCTGCGCATCGCGATGCTGCACGGCAAGCTGCCGGCCGACGAGAAGGACGCGATCATGCGCAGGTTCGCCGCGGGCGACCTCGACGTGCTGGTGGCCACCACGGTGATCGAGGTCGGTGTGGACGTCCCCAACTCCACCGTCATGATCATCATGGATGCCGACCGGTTCGGTGTCTCGCAGCTGCACCAGTTGCGGGGCCGGGTCGGCCGGGGTTCCGCGCCGGGCATCTGTCTGCTGGTGACCGAGTCGGTCGAGGGCACGACGGCCCGCGAGCGGCTGGACGCGGTCGCCTCGACCACCGACGGCTTCAAGCTCAGCGAGATCGACCTCGAGCAGCGGCGCGAGGGTGACGTGCTGGGCGCCTCCCAGTCCGGCAAGCATTCGCACCTGCGCCTGCTGTCGCTGCTGCGCGACGCCAAGCTGATCACCGAGGCCCGCGCCGAGGCCGACGAGCTGGTCGGCGACGACCCCAGCCTGAAGAAGTATCCCGAGCTGGCGGCCTCGGTGGCCGCGCTCGTCGACGAGGAACGCGCCGAGTATCTCGAAAAGGGCTGA
- a CDS encoding Lrp/AsnC ligand binding domain-containing protein has protein sequence MVQAYILIQTEVGRAHDVAAAIGKIPGVVRVDAVTGPYDVVVLAEAHTVDDLGGLIVSKVQYVPGIMRTLTCSVVNL, from the coding sequence GTGGTCCAGGCATACATCCTGATCCAAACTGAGGTCGGAAGGGCCCATGACGTGGCCGCCGCGATCGGCAAAATCCCCGGTGTGGTGCGTGTCGACGCGGTCACCGGCCCTTATGACGTGGTCGTTCTGGCCGAGGCGCACACGGTGGACGACCTCGGTGGGCTCATTGTGAGCAAAGTCCAGTACGTACCCGGCATCATGCGGACTCTCACCTGCTCCGTGGTAAACCTCTGA
- a CDS encoding DUF3515 family protein, with product MVDLENPPAKPKDKTTRSAALWAALVAVPVAVIVGLVAFSQIAPEPTNTGAAASASAPAPVPSTPVRMAAPALDARTTQVCLAVTSQLPTELRGLPGRKVTAGPEQNAAWGEPAITLACGVKQPVMCERIDGGSDGCVPLDATMLAMDGVCWWAADGPATDVFTTMDREVAVQVSVPGSYEQSGQWANEFSEPVVKTVKSTTKGVPSGCKG from the coding sequence ATGGTCGACCTCGAGAACCCGCCGGCGAAGCCGAAGGACAAGACGACGCGCAGCGCGGCCTTGTGGGCCGCTCTCGTCGCCGTGCCCGTGGCCGTGATCGTGGGTCTCGTAGCGTTTTCGCAGATCGCGCCGGAGCCGACGAACACCGGGGCGGCCGCGAGCGCTTCCGCGCCGGCGCCTGTGCCGTCCACGCCGGTGCGGATGGCCGCGCCCGCCCTCGACGCGCGCACCACCCAGGTCTGCCTGGCCGTCACGTCGCAGTTGCCCACCGAGTTGCGGGGCCTGCCGGGGCGCAAGGTCACCGCCGGCCCGGAGCAGAACGCGGCCTGGGGCGAGCCGGCGATCACCTTGGCCTGCGGGGTGAAGCAGCCGGTGATGTGTGAGCGGATCGACGGCGGCAGCGACGGTTGTGTGCCGCTGGACGCCACGATGCTGGCGATGGACGGTGTCTGCTGGTGGGCCGCCGACGGCCCGGCCACCGACGTCTTCACCACGATGGACCGTGAGGTCGCGGTGCAGGTGAGCGTGCCCGGCAGTTACGAGCAGAGCGGGCAGTGGGCCAACGAGTTCTCCGAGCCCGTGGTCAAGACGGTGAAGTCGACCACGAAGGGCGTGCCCAGCGGTTGCAAGGGCTGA
- the rsmD gene encoding 16S rRNA (guanine(966)-N(2))-methyltransferase RsmD, with translation MTRIIAGSHGGRRLSAPAGALTRPTSDRVREAFFSALDAMIDLKGARFADLYAGSGAVGLEAISRGASHALLVESDARAARTIRDNIVALKVGGSARLVTGKVAQVVAGPPDGGAYDVVFADPPYAVTDADLVEVQQSLIDFGWLAPDAVVILERATRGGAVSWVDGVTADRSRKYGETTLWYGRRS, from the coding sequence ATGACCAGGATCATCGCCGGTTCGCACGGCGGGCGGCGACTGTCCGCTCCGGCCGGTGCGCTGACCCGCCCCACATCGGACCGGGTGCGGGAGGCCTTCTTCAGCGCGCTCGATGCGATGATCGATCTCAAGGGCGCCCGGTTCGCGGATCTTTACGCGGGTTCGGGGGCGGTCGGCCTGGAGGCGATCTCCCGGGGGGCAAGTCATGCTCTTCTGGTCGAATCGGACGCCCGGGCGGCCCGCACGATCCGCGACAACATCGTGGCTCTGAAGGTCGGCGGGTCCGCGCGACTCGTCACCGGCAAGGTGGCCCAGGTCGTCGCCGGCCCGCCCGACGGGGGCGCCTACGACGTGGTGTTCGCCGACCCGCCGTACGCGGTGACCGACGCCGACCTGGTCGAGGTGCAGCAATCGTTGATCGACTTCGGATGGCTGGCTCCGGACGCGGTCGTGATCCTCGAGCGGGCCACCCGTGGCGGGGCAGTGAGCTGGGTGGACGGCGTCACTGCGGACCGCAGCCGCAAGTACGGGGAGACCACGCTTTGGTACGGTCGCCGATCATGA
- a CDS encoding LPXTG cell wall anchor domain-containing protein, which yields MNLLKSKLRRMTAVAAGTLIGLSGVAFFASPAAAHDSFVKGSATCDTTTGDWVVTWEVNTDNGNEKGAENYRFLKVESYPTPVEGIVHTPDDADPAFPHKSNEPLVGTQRVKGDSGARGAKLEVQVKWSDEWIQYDHKKGFVKFHGTCSKEESPKPDAQLASSCEGVTVTLANGKDATADANFTIKGSKDFEKKVTVKAGEEPVAVEIPAENAERVLVFEGDSRKPILVGKWEKPENCTPPSDGGQAEIGYEVTCDSLIFGIDNSKGEETITLALKPNKGEAQTLVARPGETKTVELKGQKGLIVNATINGEAQEPIKWDELKKPEDCDATPTPTPTESSPGEGGGLPVTGPVAGSIAGGAGLLLAAGAVLFFLARRRKVKFTA from the coding sequence GTGAACCTGCTGAAGTCCAAGCTGCGGCGCATGACTGCCGTAGCTGCTGGAACGCTCATCGGTCTGTCCGGTGTCGCGTTCTTCGCCTCGCCCGCCGCCGCGCACGACAGTTTCGTCAAGGGCAGCGCCACGTGTGACACGACCACTGGCGACTGGGTTGTCACGTGGGAAGTGAACACTGACAACGGCAACGAGAAGGGCGCGGAGAACTACCGCTTCCTCAAGGTCGAGTCGTACCCGACCCCGGTCGAGGGCATCGTTCACACCCCGGACGACGCCGACCCCGCCTTCCCCCACAAGAGCAACGAGCCGCTCGTCGGCACGCAGCGCGTCAAGGGCGACAGCGGCGCCCGCGGCGCGAAGCTCGAGGTGCAGGTCAAGTGGAGCGACGAGTGGATCCAGTACGACCACAAGAAGGGCTTCGTCAAGTTCCACGGCACCTGCTCCAAGGAGGAGTCGCCGAAGCCGGACGCGCAGCTGGCCTCCTCCTGTGAGGGCGTGACCGTCACCCTGGCGAACGGCAAGGACGCCACGGCCGACGCCAACTTCACGATCAAGGGCTCGAAGGACTTCGAGAAGAAGGTCACCGTCAAGGCCGGCGAGGAGCCGGTGGCGGTCGAGATCCCGGCCGAGAACGCCGAGAGGGTCCTGGTCTTCGAGGGCGACAGCCGCAAGCCGATCCTGGTCGGCAAGTGGGAGAAGCCCGAGAACTGCACCCCGCCGTCCGACGGTGGTCAGGCCGAGATCGGCTACGAGGTCACCTGTGACTCGCTGATCTTCGGCATCGACAACAGCAAGGGTGAGGAGACCATCACCCTGGCCCTCAAGCCCAACAAGGGCGAGGCCCAGACGCTGGTCGCCCGGCCCGGCGAGACCAAGACCGTCGAGCTCAAGGGCCAGAAGGGCCTGATCGTCAACGCCACCATCAACGGCGAGGCGCAGGAGCCGATCAAGTGGGACGAGCTGAAGAAGCCCGAGGACTGCGACGCGACCCCCACCCCGACCCCGACCGAGTCCTCCCCGGGTGAGGGTGGCGGCCTGCCCGTCACCGGCCCGGTCGCCGGCAGCATCGCCGGTGGCGCCGGCCTCCTGCTGGCCGCGGGCGCGGTCCTGTTCTTCCTGGCCCGCCGCCGCAAGGTGAAGTTCACCGCCTGA
- a CDS encoding D-alanine--D-alanine ligase family protein, whose translation MTTPRKTRVAIVFGGRSSEHAISCVSAGSILRALDPDQYEVLPVGITKEGKWVLAGDDPSALAIRDHQLPEITAASGNAVVLAADPTATELIVHDPADGMSTLAGVDVVFPVLHGAYGEDGTIQGMLEMAGLPYVGANVFASAAAMDKEFTKKLAVAEGIPVGPYAVLRAGAELSETDKERLGLPVFVKPSRAGSSHGITKVTDWADLDDAVATARRIDPKVLVEAAIVGREIECGVLEGEAGGAPEASLLAEIHVDDNDWYDFETKYIQGSRYTIPADLPAEVTRQVQEYARRTFTALDCAGLARVDFFVTADHQVYLNEINTMPGMTPTSMFPLMWAATGLEYPKVVDRLIRTALHRGTGLH comes from the coding sequence GTGACGACCCCTCGGAAAACCCGCGTCGCGATCGTCTTCGGCGGTCGCAGCTCCGAGCACGCGATCTCGTGTGTGAGCGCCGGCAGCATCCTGCGCGCGCTCGACCCGGACCAGTACGAGGTGCTTCCGGTCGGCATCACCAAGGAAGGCAAATGGGTGCTGGCCGGGGACGACCCGTCCGCGCTGGCCATCCGCGACCACCAGCTGCCCGAGATCACGGCGGCCAGCGGTAACGCCGTCGTGCTGGCGGCCGACCCGACGGCCACCGAGCTGATCGTGCACGACCCCGCCGACGGCATGTCGACGCTCGCCGGGGTCGACGTCGTCTTCCCGGTGCTGCACGGGGCGTACGGGGAGGACGGCACCATCCAGGGCATGCTCGAGATGGCCGGCCTGCCCTACGTGGGGGCCAACGTCTTCGCCTCCGCCGCGGCCATGGACAAAGAATTCACCAAGAAGCTGGCGGTGGCCGAAGGCATCCCCGTCGGGCCGTACGCGGTGCTGCGGGCGGGCGCCGAACTGTCGGAGACCGACAAGGAGCGGCTGGGCCTGCCGGTCTTCGTGAAGCCGTCCCGCGCGGGCTCGTCGCACGGCATCACCAAGGTCACCGACTGGGCCGACCTCGACGACGCCGTCGCCACCGCCCGCCGCATCGACCCCAAGGTGCTGGTCGAGGCGGCCATCGTGGGCCGCGAGATCGAATGCGGCGTGCTCGAGGGCGAGGCCGGAGGAGCGCCCGAGGCGTCCCTGCTGGCCGAGATCCACGTCGACGACAACGACTGGTACGACTTCGAGACGAAATACATCCAGGGCAGCCGCTACACCATCCCGGCCGACCTGCCCGCCGAAGTCACCCGTCAGGTGCAGGAATACGCCCGCCGCACGTTCACCGCGCTCGACTGCGCCGGCCTGGCCCGGGTCGACTTCTTCGTCACCGCCGACCACCAGGTCTACCTCAACGAGATCAACACGATGCCCGGCATGACGCCGACCTCGATGTTCCCGCTGATGTGGGCGGCCACCGGCCTCGAATACCCCAAGGTGGTCGACCGTCTGATCCGGACGGCCCTGCACCGCGGCACCGGGCTGCACTAG
- a CDS encoding thiamine-phosphate kinase: MSIAEAGEFGLIARVVARLENGPTTLLGPGDDSAIVAAPDGRIVASTDVLVEGRHFRRDWSSGADVGHRAAAANLADIAAMGAVPTALLVGLCAPADLELSWAEELAGGLSDEAALTGASVVGGDTSASPTLTIAVTALGDLGGRPPVLRSGAQPGDVIAIAGRIGHAAAGYTVLSRGFRTPKALVEAYRRPVVPYEAGPAAARAGATAMIDVSDGLLQDLGHIARASVVGVDVHTNTFEISGQMRDAAAALGVDPLQWILGGGDDHALVATFPAEAVLPQDWTVIGKVHESTGVTVDGRPWGGPVGWDHFR, encoded by the coding sequence GTGAGCATTGCCGAGGCCGGAGAGTTCGGGCTCATCGCCCGGGTGGTCGCCCGGCTCGAGAACGGTCCGACGACCCTGCTCGGTCCGGGCGACGACAGCGCTATCGTCGCCGCCCCCGACGGCCGGATCGTCGCGTCCACCGACGTCCTGGTCGAAGGCCGCCACTTCCGCCGCGACTGGTCGTCCGGGGCCGACGTGGGCCACCGGGCCGCCGCGGCCAACCTGGCCGACATAGCCGCCATGGGCGCCGTGCCGACCGCCCTGCTGGTCGGGCTGTGCGCCCCGGCCGACCTCGAACTGAGCTGGGCCGAAGAACTGGCGGGCGGGCTCTCCGACGAGGCCGCGCTGACCGGCGCCTCAGTGGTCGGCGGCGACACGTCCGCCAGCCCGACGCTGACCATCGCGGTGACCGCCCTGGGCGACCTCGGCGGCCGCCCGCCCGTGCTGCGCAGCGGCGCCCAGCCCGGCGACGTGATCGCGATCGCGGGCCGGATCGGGCACGCCGCCGCCGGCTACACCGTCCTGTCCCGCGGCTTCCGCACCCCGAAAGCGCTGGTGGAGGCGTACCGGCGCCCGGTCGTGCCCTACGAGGCGGGCCCCGCCGCGGCCCGGGCCGGGGCCACCGCGATGATCGACGTCTCCGACGGCCTGCTGCAGGACCTCGGTCACATCGCGCGGGCCAGCGTGGTCGGCGTCGACGTGCACACGAACACGTTCGAGATCTCCGGCCAGATGCGCGACGCCGCAGCCGCCCTCGGCGTGGACCCGCTGCAATGGATCCTCGGCGGTGGCGACGATCACGCCCTGGTCGCCACGTTCCCGGCCGAAGCCGTGTTGCCGCAGGACTGGACGGTCATCGGCAAAGTGCACGAAAGCACCGGGGTGACCGTCGACGGGCGGCCGTGGGGAGGGCCGGTGGGCTGGGACCACTTCCGCTGA
- the rpmB gene encoding 50S ribosomal protein L28, which yields MASVCDVCGKGPGFGHNVSHSHRRTNRRWNPNIQSVRTPAGGGTTKKLKVCTSCIKAGKVVRA from the coding sequence GTGGCTAGCGTGTGCGACGTCTGTGGCAAGGGACCGGGCTTCGGCCACAACGTGTCCCACTCGCACCGGCGGACCAACCGCCGCTGGAACCCGAACATCCAGTCGGTGCGCACCCCGGCCGGTGGCGGCACGACCAAGAAGCTCAAGGTTTGCACCTCGTGCATCAAGGCCGGCAAGGTCGTCCGCGCCTAA
- a CDS encoding DAK2 domain-containing protein, with product MLETLDAAAVRRWCGGGLSALRAHQREIDELNVYPVPDGDTGTNLVLTLTSALEALEAVEAEAPADLAGPAVELPHPPANALRRMARGALLGARGNSGVIVSQILRGMADSLAASVAVRGAELARALRSASEAAYAAVARPVEGTVLSVVAAAADAAGRLKSDDLVAVARAAARAAAEALARTPQQLPALARAGVVDAGGRGLVVLLDALVEALTLAEARHPAAAKSPEPSSPNGAGAAQDPRNGPLGAGVIATQDPRNGPPAAGVTATQDRQEGPPGADAAATDRQDGPPGADAAATQDRQDGPPGAGATAAQDPRNGPPGDTLTRRDDDDAAPLHNPQHGEGTHGYEVQYLLEADKDAVARLRRELAALGDSLVVVGSGDAGDAGRETWNVHVHVPASGIGPALEAGVVAGRPHRITVTPLDDEHERHEPPAGRGAVVVAAGDGLTALFEAEGATVVGRNPSTAEMLDAIERSGARCVVLLPNDANTHAVAVEAAREAGEWGRQVSVVPTRSPVQALAALAVRDPARPFADDVIAMAEAAGACRYGEVCTAQRDSLTVAGPCRAGDLLGLVDGEVHVIGDDLAQVSAYLLDRMLGGGGELATLVLGADAPAGLEPALRAHVNAGWPFVELECYAGGQPRYHLLVGVE from the coding sequence GTGCTGGAGACGCTGGACGCCGCTGCCGTCCGCCGCTGGTGTGGCGGTGGGCTGAGTGCGCTGCGGGCTCATCAGCGCGAGATCGACGAGTTGAACGTCTATCCCGTGCCCGACGGTGACACCGGCACCAACCTCGTGCTCACCCTCACCTCGGCGCTGGAGGCGTTGGAGGCCGTCGAGGCCGAAGCCCCCGCGGACCTGGCCGGCCCGGCCGTCGAGCTGCCCCACCCTCCGGCCAACGCCCTGCGCCGCATGGCTCGGGGTGCGCTGCTCGGGGCCCGGGGCAATTCGGGCGTCATCGTGTCGCAGATCCTGCGGGGCATGGCCGACAGCCTCGCCGCCTCGGTCGCCGTGCGGGGGGCCGAGCTGGCCCGGGCGTTGCGGTCCGCCTCCGAGGCGGCCTACGCCGCCGTGGCCCGGCCGGTCGAGGGCACCGTGCTGTCCGTCGTGGCGGCCGCCGCCGATGCCGCGGGCCGGCTCAAGTCCGACGATCTGGTCGCCGTGGCCCGGGCCGCCGCCCGCGCAGCGGCCGAGGCGCTGGCCCGCACGCCGCAGCAGTTGCCGGCCCTGGCCCGCGCCGGCGTGGTCGACGCCGGTGGGCGGGGGCTCGTGGTGCTGCTCGACGCCCTGGTCGAGGCGCTCACTCTGGCCGAGGCACGCCACCCGGCCGCCGCAAAGAGCCCGGAGCCGAGCAGCCCGAACGGCGCCGGCGCAGCGCAAGACCCGCGAAACGGCCCGCTGGGCGCCGGCGTCATCGCAACGCAAGACCCGCGAAACGGCCCGCCGGCCGCAGGCGTCACAGCAACGCAGGACCGGCAAGAGGGCCCGCCGGGCGCCGACGCGGCAGCAACGGACCGGCAAGACGGCCCGCCGGGCGCCGACGCGGCAGCAACGCAAGACCGGCAAGACGGCCCGCCGGGCGCCGGCGCCACCGCAGCGCAGGACCCGCGAAACGGCCCGCCCGGCGACACCCTCACAAGGCGCGACGACGACGATGCGGCGCCCCTGCATAACCCTCAGCACGGCGAGGGCACGCACGGCTACGAGGTGCAATACCTGCTCGAGGCGGACAAAGACGCGGTGGCCCGGCTCCGGCGCGAGCTCGCGGCCCTCGGCGACTCGCTGGTGGTCGTGGGCAGCGGAGACGCCGGAGACGCCGGCCGGGAAACCTGGAACGTGCACGTCCACGTGCCCGCGAGCGGCATCGGTCCCGCTCTGGAGGCCGGTGTCGTGGCCGGCCGGCCGCATCGCATCACGGTGACGCCGCTCGACGACGAGCACGAGCGCCACGAACCGCCGGCGGGCCGGGGGGCCGTGGTGGTGGCGGCCGGTGACGGGTTGACCGCGTTGTTCGAGGCCGAGGGGGCCACCGTGGTCGGGCGCAACCCGTCCACGGCCGAGATGCTCGACGCCATCGAGCGGTCCGGCGCCCGCTGCGTGGTGTTGCTGCCCAACGACGCCAACACGCACGCCGTGGCGGTTGAGGCGGCGCGGGAGGCGGGGGAGTGGGGCCGTCAGGTCAGCGTCGTCCCCACACGCTCGCCGGTGCAGGCGCTCGCGGCCCTGGCCGTCCGGGATCCGGCCCGGCCTTTCGCCGACGACGTCATCGCCATGGCCGAGGCCGCCGGCGCCTGCCGTTACGGCGAGGTCTGCACGGCTCAGCGTGATTCGCTCACGGTGGCCGGCCCGTGCCGGGCGGGGGATCTGCTGGGCCTGGTCGACGGTGAGGTGCACGTCATCGGCGACGACTTGGCTCAGGTCAGCGCCTATCTGCTCGACCGCATGCTGGGCGGCGGGGGCGAGCTGGCCACGCTCGTGCTGGGGGCCGACGCCCCGGCCGGGCTCGAGCCGGCCCTGCGCGCGCACGTCAATGCCGGCTGGCCGTTCGTCGAGCTGGAGTGCTACGCGGGTGGACAACCCCGCTACCACCTGCTGGTTGGAGTGGAATGA